The following is a genomic window from Oryzias latipes chromosome 12, ASM223467v1.
ttatcgttggcgaggtggaaaagaggagaaaacgttgtttggagggcacagtgtgggcattactaatgccataaaggcacttgagtggcaaacggtggtagacgctgtaaatgctgtagcctcacaacctcggaccgtggccgaaataaaaaagaaatgaaagaaatgatcggacatcaaagtcgaggcaaaaaaacgtctagcgctgcatcggcagagtgtgtccgccacgtggggggagggggggggccggagctgacccctcttgatgagaaactggccgctattattggggaatccctattaagtcccccttatcggcgtcctcctccgcctcagtcacctgactgagacggaggaggacgccgacgcgccagggtcagggtgacacaggtaagagaaataattcaaatgaatgcagtcaagtcacatgtatgcaggctacacaattacagattattaatatagaacaattttattttagttgctgggtgttccagcggggccagtggttacgatgctgcagctgagcagccgtctggccccagcgtctccacggcacgcggctctcaaccctccagcagtgggcgtgtcctcaccgatgcagtccttgaaatgcagagggaagtcagtagttcaatcagagaggtggtcaaggagttgggcgaaatcaagactgactgaaataaactgcacgatgagggaattctaaaaataaataatattttccacacccctttttctttacaagcgacgcatcacttccaaacgctggcgcacagcagcagcaaatggctcaaatgcgtggggatggggttcagggtcggggccaacacagcaatcagcgccagggggtagaggcacgtttttaagctgtgccacattgtgtagcacagcacatgccggcacgatttggcacacactgtcactttcacgtgtttcttccatctgccgacggtgtcgccgtttctcatttcacccgtttttgtgcgtacgcctgggtcagagcttgcgtggaggaccgcacattttcccgtcaagtttgctttttataaatctcaactattgcgtagagagtggcgtacgccttcttttgtgcgtacgcaacctttagaaatgaggccccagatctccAGCTTCTCTAAATCTGCCTCTGTGGCTGCTCAGAGCTGTGACAGGTGAGTGGGATGGTACCTGCATCCTGTCCTCCCCGCCGTGCTGTACTGCGGTACCTGTCCAGCTCCACCTGCAGCTGGCGGATCAGGTCGTCCTTGGAgtccagctccagctccagctcatCGATGAGAGCGTCTCTCTGACGGAGCTCCTCCACCTTCAGCTGCAGAGCCAGCTGGAGGTCCCGCAGGCTCCCGGGGGCCCTGGACACAGCCATGGCCCCAGCTTCGAGTGTACTTCAGGTGTACTGAGGCAAGCAGGTTTTCAGAGAACGGATCCGGATCCGGAACACTTCAGAGGAAACATCTCCATGAGGACTCGGAAATGTTTGAACATGAAGGTTTTTGTGGAGGAAATGACTTTACGGAGGTCAGTCTGACTTCAAATGTTCTCCTGTTCGGGTCTGGAAAGGTTCTACTCACTGAAAGCTGAAAGCTGCGCGAACAAGTCCGGTACGGTAAGCAGGTCTGGTTCTGATCCCGGTTCTGTTCGGATCCAGGCGTCAAATACAGAAGTGAACGAATGGAGATCGAACCGCGCGACGGTCCGCCGCAGCTCAGAAACAAGCACGAGCGCGAGCGGCGCGCACATCTGAGACCGACAGCGGTGACAAACTAAAAGACCcgcaagcttttattttgaaaaataaacaaagaaaagctagaaaaacaaaagtagcaGAATACTACATCAACAAATGTAGTTTTAATAAAGGGATAGAGAttagaattttaaaacaaaattaattgtattttttccgTTTTCATTTGATAGAAAATACTGTTTTATATCAGCTTATTTTGTATGTTATAAATGTAATAGTTATGTATTAATTGTAttattgcatttatattttctaagcttcatttttaatttttgagtgtttttcctTACTAAGAGCTTCCTACTGAACAACCTaaagaaatgattttaaaaagtacaaacatGATATTTCATACTTCTATTAACTACATCAAAAATGCTTAATTTAAAGATATTCACGTCGAAACTTTGTGTTATTTAAGAAATCCGAttacttttaaattataatGTGGTTTTTCTCTTGGTTATTTATCGAATactatttgatcattttatttattgataaagAATAAATTATACGACAAAAATATTTAGCCAAAGGTTTTTCGCAAAAACAGAATGTAACATGAATTTAAAGTAATTCAGCTCTCGGCCGCTGGGAGCAGCAGAGACGCCTACTACCGGAAGTAGAAACAAGCTATTTCCGGTTGAAAGCAGCAACATGGCGGCAAACGGAGAAGAGAACTCTGAGCCTGGAAAACTGGGGTTGTATCCTTAAATCTGAGACACAGAAACATCAGAGAAGATCAGAAGAACGTTGAGATTCTTCATTTTCATCGAAAAAAGCCTTTATACTGTGAAAGTAGCGCTCGGCTCGTGAAATGTTCCGCTAATATGCAGCTCAGTGAGTTCACGGACAAAATAAGACAACAAAAACACGAGGAGAACCGTTTAAAACCCCcgttaaataataataaaccgtagtttaaataaattaagtaatTCAGGAATAATACATTAACCAAAGAAATGAACTAGAAATATTCCGGGatgcttttaaaaacaggaagtacattTTAGCTAACTTTGATAATTTAAGGTGGATTTACTGGTTTGAAGGTGTTTGTGCTTCTAGATTGGAGCTTCTAATGGAATCTAGATTGTTTCACTGTGAGCTGGTTCTGTGACATCACGGAGCCCTGCTGCTCTGTTGAGGATAAATACACTTCTGAAGTGTTGGGTTTCTGCTCCGTTTCTCCTTGACCTCCCTGCAGCTCCCTGGACGTCCCGTTCCCGTCGCCTCGCGAGGCCACCATCGCCCTGAGCTCCCTGTCTCCAGACAGAGAGCCGAGGAGAGGCGGGATCAGCAAACACCTGAGTGTGAGCGGCAGCACCTTGTCCGTGTGAGACTCCGCCCTCCTGCTTCCCTCTTCCTGCCTCCCCTGCAGGTTCTTACATGTTTCTGTTTCAGGAGGTGGAGCGCAGACGAAGCTCGGATCCTGCGAGTGTCCgtctgctccttcctggaccaccTGCAGCTGGTTGTGGAGACCATGGAGAAGTTTGGCGCCCCGATTCCCTGAGAGGGAACGGACTGAAACCTGACACCCCGTCACCAAAGTTTTGTGGGAGAATCCTGAAGGAGGAGCGCCGCGGCTGGGACAGGAGTCCAGCAGGACCGGCCTTTCTGATGGAAAACATTCATCTGACTTAAACAAACAGACGTATGGACAGATTGTCCCGTCAGAGCTTCCCCTTGGAAAAATTGACCTGTTCTGGCAGAGGTTCTGACGTCCTGTGGTGATCCGGTCCGCCTCTGATGACTGAATAATGATAAATGTGGTTTGTGTCACATCGACTTTAttggtttttctttcagaaatatataaaatgtgttaatatTGAATATTTTAGAAAGCGCTGTGCtgaacttttgtgtttttgaagccTCTGAAGCTTCAGTTTGAGGAAAAATGCTTCAGTTTTTTCAGGTTTGATGGAACTACGAAGACCATGAAACCTGTTTGAAAGCCAATAAACTGATGAGTTTATCAGATTTTACATTCACGTCTTGAACTGAAAAATagaatgaacatttaaaaacatttattccaCATGTAATTATGGAGTAAGATtccattcaattttatttgtatagcccaaattcacaacagttgtctcaatgggctttcgtataggtaattgaaaaagttaaacataaaatcaaacaaaagatgTTTGTTTAGGGTCCTCTCTAGCTGTTATCTCTTTGTTGTTGAATCTTTtatgtgtacatttttttgtgggAATCAAACCATCAACTTTTAGTCCAGTTTGTTGAAGCTgccaaaaacatttacagatgCTGCTCCGGGCAGcggccagcagagggcgctgtcCTCGGTAAAATCTGTTGGAAATCAAGAACATCTGCAGTGAagtttgctgtttttctaaactttactGCAGCATTTTTAAACCTGGATAAGAGAAGAATATCTCAAGCAGTTATTTATGGAGTTTATTTCCAGCCATAATTGAACATTTAAATTCACTCTACAATCAAAAAATTATCTTAATATTttcatatgaaataaaaaacatttatatgtatttttatatattttttaaataaaaatcatttaatttaaatcatttattgtattaacttttgttttttatttcaatgaaatGGTATTTTCCTGAATTTAGtgcaaaaaattacatttcaattccttttcagtttaaactgcattttaaagCAACTTCAAATCAGTTTCCTTCATCCTGtcgtgtttttctgttttactccTCGTCTGTGTCGACatcagtcatttgtttttcatttccagGAGTTTCATCTGATtataagacaaaagaaaaccacaTTGATCAGGATTTGAAGAAGAAATGTAAAGACAATTGAACAACAGGATGATAGTTTATAAAATCAGTTTAATGTTTCTGCTCATAAATTGTCCAGTTTCatgataaacaaacacaaacagctgaTCAGAGGatcctgcccccctccctcagaAGTCGTCATCGTCACAGATGTCCAGGTACACGTCGAAGGCTTCGCGGTTGCAGTTCCCGTCCGGCGTGAAGACGTACTTGTGGAAGGTCCCGTCCACACAGATGGCTgcgggacacacacacacacacacacacacaacgcTCTTCAGCCACCTTTCTGACCCCGCCCCTCGCAGAGGAGACGCCGGAGCAGCAGGCGGACGCAGACAATCCTCGCCTGCAGCTCCGGGGTTATCGGGGCTAATCCTTCGGGGGGGGAGGGATCTGTGTTTTCTAGCAGCAGGTTTCACCGTTTTCAGGATAATTCAGTGTTTAAAAAACGCTGAGTCATGCTCAGAGCTGACCCTGAAAGCTACCTGTTCAGGTGGTTCTGaggtttttttaattccatGAGGAGACGATGCAGAACAGACGCAAACCTCAGGAACCTTTCAAATCGAGGCTTTTAGGCGCTGCAGGCCGTCAGACTGCTGATCCCAGAATATCTGAGGAGCAGCAGCCAAAAGCGCCCGGCGAGCGGGAGAAGACAGTCGGCTGCCTCTAGGACTGTAAGGTGACGATCTACAGGGAGCTAAACTACTTCCTGAACGCGGCGCTGCAAAAGCTCTGCAGAGGACTCCAGCAAGAGAAAGTGGAGAAATCTCTGTACGCCGGGGACAATCAGTTCAAGTTTCTAACCCTGAACGCCGTGTCCTCCAAGGTAAAGAGGGAGGGGGGCCTTCGGCGTGTTCTCTCTCTCTCAGATGGTACTGGGAGGGGGTCTGTATGAGCTGCATTTATTTAGAAACTGattcctttcagaataaaagctgccccccgccccccagtttcagcagaaccacagactgcagacagTTGCACCACGGTAACCACGGCAACCCCGATACTGTCAGACTGCTGTGGGACGTGCAGCAGCGCCTTGTTACaaatgggggggagggggggggggtgtcacattTCAAACGGTTTTCTTTGTTCTGATGAGAAAAATTTTCACTCCAGAGATTGCCCCCCCCcaattaagatttaaaaaaaaaggatttgtgaAGGAGGTTCAGAGAAAAGGTGGATTTATCTGCCGCTAACGCTCGCCGTAGGACGCACGACCACAAAGAAACTCCAGGGAAGTTCCGGTTTTCCAGGCAGACGTCCAAACtcagcaataataaaaaaataagcaaataagcaaagcaataatattaatatttaagaataaaagagATGAAAAATCACTGATGAGTCGGCGTTAAGACAGGCTCTAGTGTGGCACGTAGCACGGCTGCCATGGCAACGGGACGTATTGAGTTATGATCCATTTGTAATCAGACTTCCTGAAGGCTTTCACGTTTTCAGCGGGTTTACATTTagaataatttgattttaaaaaacaaaacacaaaaaagtaaatgtttttttacatcaaaaactCCAAATCTATGTGATCTGGATCATCAGAACTGCTGGTGCAGATCCAGAACCCGCTGAagccctttcagggtcactgaAGGTTGTTGCAGGGACAAACAATTACCCCCCCAGAGGAAggaggagagcatgcaaactccacacagagaacCCAGCTGGGGGTTGAACCACTGCCTTCCAGCTGTGAGGCCAGGGTGCTAACCgctacaccaccgtgcagccttttgtgtttttattcaaacgTTTTCTGTCTTCAAATCCAAACGGTTCTGCTTCAAAAAGCTTCATTTTGTTCTGGTCTGTTTATGTTTCTAAAGCTGCGtttgaataaactttatttaaaactaaCTGTATTTTGACGCCTCTGCGTGTTTTCGTCGTATCGATTCTCCAAACTTTCACCGCTTGTTCTTagtttttccaaacattttttttggggcCTCCTGCTTTCAGGACGCCGATGCCACCGACCGCTCTTTCTCACCGATGACGGAGTTGACGCTCTTGGACGTGTTCTTCCCGAAGGCGCAGATGCAGGCGCACTCGGCGGGCACCGTGAAGCTGGCGAGCGACCACTGGCTGTCCACGTACTGACCGATCACGGGCCCCACCTTCCCGACCCGCGCCAGCCTGcggagcagcagagaagggcTTCAGGAGGGCATCGCAGCAGCAGGAAGCgggcggtgggcggggcttacgCAGAGCGGCGGTTCAGCTTGGTGTCCTTCAGGGCGAAGATGTGGACGGTTCCTTTGTCGCTGGAGGCGCACAGGAAGGACGAGTCGTGGCTGAAGTTGATGCTGGAAGGAAAGGAGACGTTCAGAAAGAACCTGATGGCGCCTCCTCTGGGGGAGGGGCTTCAACCAGAAACCCGGGCTCTGACCACAGGGGGGCGTACCAATAGAGGGTGGCGGGGTCGGTCCCTCTGCGCAGCTCCACCAGCTTGTCTCTGGTGTTGGTGTCGAAGAGCCGGATGAGCGTTCCTTTGCGAGACGCCGAGGCCGCCACGCTGCCCGTCTGGTTGAGCGCCACGCAGGCGATCTCGCTCTGGTGGGCGTTGATGGTGAAGGGGGCGGAGGACGTGCCGGGTTTGGTGTTGGACAGGTCCTGGAGCAGACGGCGGGTTTCAGTCGGGCTTTCACGCGGATCTACAACGGTTCGGCGTTCTGCTTACAACCAGCTGCAGGCTGCCGCATTTGTGACCCGGGAAGACCAGCAGCTGCTTCTCCAGACTGGGACACAGGTCACACAGGCCTGGAACAGAGGGGTCAGGGGTCAGGGCTGCAGCCGGCGGAGGGCGGGGCTCCGCGCCCGGGACCGCGCCCTTACCTTTAGGGTTATCTCTGGTGTCGAACTCGAACAGCTTGACTGGGTTGTCTGGAAACGTGTAAACGTAGATCCGGTTCTTCAGGACGATGATGATCCTGCAGaaacaccatcatcatcatcatcatcatcatcatcacggCCGCCGCAGAGGACGGCGGCGCCGGCTCCGGACTCACTTGTCGTGCCTCATGCGAACGGCCAGAACGGGTTTGGTGAAGGTGAACTCCAGCACCAGCTTGTCCTTGGGCTCCCGGGAGTCCCGAGCGTCGTCCCAGATCAGAACTGAAAccaaaccaacatggaggacgACAGAAACGCTGAGTCACCGCTCACACCACCGCAGTTAAGGGGAAAGTTAAGGggttctgtggaaaaacactcCAGAACCAGAGAATGGTCagatttcccatcatgcagcaGTTTTTCAGTTAATCAACAGCTTAACTTTCCCTTTACCTGCAGACTTTGCAGGTCAGatcgtttttcttttattacttaggtgtactacaagtatacttagtctaTAGTAAATGTGAGGcagtacacttgaagtttactaTCTATATGTTGTAAAAttcaaatgttccaatttagtctgaagaagtatttaaTTAGTAAACCCCCTCCACTTACAGGTCTATAGTATACTTGTACTTACTAAAGGTGGAGTACTTTAGTGAGAGTTTGTTCTGTAAATGTCGTATTTCTCTCCTCACCTGAAATCTCAGAGAACCTGGGGTTGACTCCGCCTCCAACGACGGCCAGCAGGTTGGAGCGGTGCAGCATGGAGCAGAGCGCCACGCTGCCCACCTGCTCGTGGTCTGCAGAACAAGCTCAGGTGAGTCAAACTCAGACATTCCTCTGCCTGCAGAAAAAACTCAATGTTCCAGCAGAAAGGGAAAAACTTGAACCGTCTTTCAGGTAAATTCACAGAATTGTTCCACTTTAcaaattaaataagaaaaaaaggcacTGATGTCTCAAAAAAAGGAGAATGGATCAaaagacagtttaaaaatgtgtagaaaaacatgaaaaacattcaGATTGTTTCTATTTCACTTTCTAGAAAGAGTTAATCTATGAAATCTTCAAAAACATCAGATTTAGATGGTTTGATGGTGATGCTTCTTTGAAGGCTTGGATTTGGTTTTAAACACCTGACAAAGACGAGAGAAGAAAAGTTGAGATGACTAGACGAGCAGCGTCTCTCCTCCCACAGTTATGGTTTAGGGTTTGAACCCGGCGGACTCACCCAGGTGACCTTTCTCCATCAGCGGCTCCACATTGTAGATCCGGACACCGGTCTCCATCGCACAGCAGAAGcagcctggaggaggaggaggaggaggaggaggaggaggaggaggaggaggaggaggaggaggaggaggagaacatcatCAGCTGCTAAAGAAGACCaaacatgaaataaagaaactgcagctcctgcaggatcAGATAAAAGTTCTGGCCCGGTCTTACTCTGGTCCTGGTTAAACTGCAGGCTGTTCACTCCTCTCTGCTGAGCCATGGCTGCTATCCTCCGGGAACAAACCAGTTCAGCAGCAGCCGGGGACAACCTGCGAGGCAGAcggaagatgatgatgagccACAAACACAGCAGCCGCCGCGCGCGCGGACACACAGCTAAGCTAGCATTAGCACGAGCCACGCAACGGcgggaaacaaaaaaacccttttATCTGCGAAACAGCCACACAGAACCTCACCATCAGAGGACGAAGAGTCCAAATATTACAAACAACAACGGAGACAAACAACAACGGTGACGCaagtttgttttggtttctagaCTGACTACGTCACTCTTACGTGTTTCCGGTTTTGTTCCGCTTCCTGCTTCGTCCGGTCCTTTCCCCAATAGTATTAAtattaatcataataataatgatgataataataattataatgacaataataataataaaacaataataaaaataaataatagtaacataataataacaatgattATTATGTTATTATCACATTAACACACAttaacatgctaaaaaaaaggaggaaaagtcCACTGGCTGTGTCTTGGTTTGTTGCACAGATGACACATAAGATGGTAACAATCGAAAGCAAGGGtttcattataaaaaaacacaacgaaAGCgggaaacaagaaaaacacgGGGCCCCTTTGCACTAAACCAAAAACCCCACCTGAAACAGGTgtcacacaacaatggtacattgCTTTTTCATGATTTGCTTTAAGGTGGTCAAACGAGCCTGGAGGGAACtaaaagacacacctgtgctcaccTCAAGAGGCTCCCCAACATTGATATTATTAATGTTATTCCGCACTGCTTCCTTTCCTTTCAGCTCATAATTTGTAGTCTGTAATTTGTGGCGTTTTCCATGTTCTTCTGAATTGGGTTCAGACAGAAGGACACAGGAAGTCTGAAGAAGGCAGCTTCAGGAGAAACCAGTTGAAAGCGGCTGAAagagacacaaagaaaaaacacagaaagtttCATTTAATAAGTTTCTTCTTGGAGATAAAACGTCTGTTTGCTGGCATTGTGTCAGGAGAACCGAAGGAAGGACAAAAATAGAAATTCTTCCAGCTAGTTAAGACTGAAAGAACCAACAAACACACCAGAAGACTTCAGATGAAGAAACCCTAATGAAAGCATCATTTCAAAGTACACCCCGTAAACTCATTACCTTCTCCATCCTCCAGCTCAGCCGTAATTAGAAGCTGGGTTTCCATGAAGCTTTTGGGCGGGAAACAGTGACCCATTTGTGCGACATAAATTATTGCAGAAAGCCAGACTTGCTgagtttctcctcctcctcctcagtttAATGAGTGAAGGTCTCCCTGGTTTCCGGCTGTCGGCCCCACCCTCTCTGGAGCACACGAGGAGTCCTGGCAGGCAGTGGAGGAGATCATTTAGCATTGATGAGGCGGCCGGCTCGGCTCCATCATTCCACCGCCGCCAAGCGAGGTCACGTCACGGGATTTAATGAACCGCAGTTTGGGCGGCGAACAGATTCTATCATCTCCTTAACAGAGGCAGCGGAGAAGCCCCGGGGTCAGCACAGCACCTCTCTAACTGACATCTGTGACAAATGTCCAGACGTTTCCTGCAGCGGCGGGCTGCGAGCGGCCTTTTTCACTCAGTTATTAATAAGGACTTTTTCTCACGAGCCCTTGGCCCAATTCCAGACTATAAACACTATATTTAATCAGAGGGGAccagaaaaaagtaaattacaGTCACAGTGATCTCTGAGGCACACTGAGAAGTTTAGAAAGGGTTGGAATCCCTCATTTGGACGCATGTTTGTGCTAAACTGACGTGTAAAGtttgaaatgtctttaaaatcGGATCAGAAACTCAATAATTTGACAGATTGATGTCTAAACCGGTttggatttttaaatgtttttgatgaCTTTCATGACCAATTTCGACCTTTATCAGCAGACATTTCCAAACtataatgttacattttttctgtgaatAAATGCATCACTGAAGAGTtcagaaattttattttttgctcctGCAGCTTCTTCATGTCAGGAAAAATAGTTTGTGAGGCTCAAACGTAGCAGAAAAGATTGACGTCTTCGGTAAACAAACATTAAAGCCGTCAAAAGTAAAGCACAAAGTGTTTTCTGAAGCATAAGTGATCTGATTGGATCTGATCACGACAGGAAACCAAGAACTCAAACCCAGGGAGGGGGGATGAACCCAAACAGCTGTGATTCTTAACGCTGCTGCGGCTGAAGGGAAGGAAACGGATCTAAAAATAGAGTCAATCTCAACATAAAGCATGACTTCAGAAACAATGAGAggcttcagtttttgttttcctgatgaGGAGAACATCTCTTGAACAAAAAGATACTCAGAATTAATCCCCCCCCCTAAATTTTCTCTAGAAATGTCCttcgtcatgagaaaaatgtctcaagaatgtgttaaaaacaccaaaaacataatctttGGCCTTTAAGATCACATTTGCGCCActgcctgtttttttaaatctggatttgttttgtttttttatccttttccaGTTACTTCCATGTCTCATGCAGTGTTGTTTACTTTGGGAAAACTACAACCTATGAATGAGGTTTTTAAAAGCCCCCTGAGTCTGTGCACCGGGGCCCCCGGGGTTTTTCATCGTGTCTTTGGGGGACAGCTGGGAAACAACCAAAGTGAGTATGAGCTTAAAACTGAGCAAATACCCGTCTAACCGACAAAAAGCAAAGGTACAGAGAGGCGGCTCTGGTTCGACTCCGTGGTCGCGTGGTGATCATCGGGGAGGAGAGTCATCAGATttggctttcagaggcgcagcTGCAACCGGACAAGGAGCCACAATCAACGCCCCACCTGACTTCCTGTCTGCCACTGACCTCCTGACCCCACTAATGTGGTTTTAGAGCTGCAGGAGATCTGGaggctcagatgaagaaaaagaagagcgGATCCATTTGCGCTCAGTTCTTATCATCGCCACAAATCAGAGTTTT
Proteins encoded in this region:
- the wdr45 gene encoding WD repeat domain phosphoinositide-interacting protein 4 isoform X2, encoding MAQQRGVNSLQFNQDQSCFCCAMETGVRIYNVEPLMEKGHLDHEQVGSVALCSMLHRSNLLAVVGGGVNPRFSEISVLIWDDARDSREPKDKLVLEFTFTKPVLAVRMRIIIVLKNRIYVYTFPDNPVKLFEFDTRDNPKGLCDLCPSLEKQLLVFPGHKCGSLQLVDLSNTKPGTSSAPFTINAHQSEIACVALNQTGSVAASASRKGTLIRLFDTNTRDKLVELRRGTDPATLYCINFSHDSSFLCASSDKGTVHIFALKDTKLNRRSALARVGKVGPVIGQYVDSQWSLASFTVPAECACICAFGKNTSKSVNSVIAICVDGTFHKYVFTPDGNCNREAFDVYLDICDDDDF
- the lage3 gene encoding EKC/KEOPS complex subunit LAGE3, producing MAANGEENSEPGKLGFSLDVPFPSPREATIALSSLSPDREPRRGGISKHLSVSGSTLSVRWSADEARILRVSVCSFLDHLQLVVETMEKFGAPIP
- the wdr45 gene encoding WD repeat domain phosphoinositide-interacting protein 4 isoform X1 — its product is MAQQRGVNSLQFNQDQSCFCCAMETGVRIYNVEPLMEKGHLDHEQVGSVALCSMLHRSNLLAVVGGGVNPRFSEISVLIWDDARDSREPKDKLVLEFTFTKPVLAVRMRHDKIIIVLKNRIYVYTFPDNPVKLFEFDTRDNPKGLCDLCPSLEKQLLVFPGHKCGSLQLVDLSNTKPGTSSAPFTINAHQSEIACVALNQTGSVAASASRKGTLIRLFDTNTRDKLVELRRGTDPATLYCINFSHDSSFLCASSDKGTVHIFALKDTKLNRRSALARVGKVGPVIGQYVDSQWSLASFTVPAECACICAFGKNTSKSVNSVIAICVDGTFHKYVFTPDGNCNREAFDVYLDICDDDDF